One window of Sinorhizobium numidicum genomic DNA carries:
- a CDS encoding YicC/YloC family endoribonuclease, whose product MPLQSMTGFARREGSTGRYRWAWELRSVNGKGLDIRLRLPQGLERFEPDCRRLASEYFSRGNLQIGLSVSSGEAAVEAVVNQGALSAVLKLREQLGELVDPAPLKFDTLLSIRGIVDFREPEESENDRTARDADILAGLEQALADLRAMREEEGRGLGQILLAHVDRMERLTTVVENDPSRSPSAIAERLAQQVALIMDGAATLDRERLHAEVALLATKADLREEIDRLGSHIAAARDLLAKGGPVGRKLDFLAQEFNRESNTICSKSNAAAVSAAGIELKVVIDQFREQVQNLE is encoded by the coding sequence ATGCCGCTCCAATCGATGACCGGCTTTGCCAGGAGAGAGGGGAGCACCGGGCGTTACCGTTGGGCCTGGGAATTGCGGTCGGTCAACGGCAAGGGGCTCGATATTCGGCTTCGACTGCCGCAAGGACTCGAGCGCTTCGAGCCTGACTGTCGGCGTCTTGCTTCGGAGTATTTCTCCCGTGGCAATTTGCAGATCGGCCTGTCCGTCAGCAGTGGCGAGGCGGCGGTCGAAGCCGTCGTCAATCAGGGTGCCTTGTCCGCCGTCTTGAAGCTCCGCGAGCAGCTCGGTGAACTGGTCGATCCGGCGCCGCTCAAATTCGATACGCTGCTTTCGATTCGAGGTATCGTGGATTTCCGCGAGCCGGAGGAAAGCGAGAACGATCGCACCGCGCGCGATGCCGACATCCTCGCCGGCTTGGAACAGGCCCTTGCCGACCTCCGGGCGATGCGGGAGGAGGAGGGACGTGGGCTCGGGCAAATCCTGCTCGCGCACGTGGACAGGATGGAGCGCCTGACGACGGTGGTTGAGAACGACCCATCGCGCAGCCCGTCAGCCATTGCTGAAAGGCTGGCGCAGCAGGTCGCGCTCATCATGGACGGCGCCGCTACGCTCGACCGCGAAAGGCTGCATGCGGAGGTGGCGTTGCTTGCGACCAAAGCCGACCTCCGCGAAGAGATCGACCGTCTCGGCTCGCATATCGCGGCAGCGCGCGATCTGCTTGCAAAGGGCGGGCCGGTCGGCCGCAAGCTCGATTTCCTTGCACAGGAATTTAACCGCGAATCGAATACGATCTGCTCGAAATCGAATGCTGCCGCAGTCTCGGCCGCCGGTATCGAATTGAAGGTGGTCATCGACCAGTTCCGCGAACAGGTTCAGAATCTGGAGTAA
- the gmk gene encoding guanylate kinase has product MKPATVSPIKIARRGLMLVISSPSGAGKSTIARNLLEADPELSISVSVTTRARRPSEIEGRHYYFKSIREFEALRATDSLLEWAEVHGNFYGTPRDAVEAAMAEGRDMLFDIDWQGAQQLQERMAGDVVSIFILPPSMAELQSRLHRRAEDSEEVIATRLANSRAEIEHWREYDYIVINDDLDRAFSSVRAIVEAERLRRDRRPGLFEFVNGLLTENPF; this is encoded by the coding sequence ATGAAGCCGGCGACCGTTTCGCCCATCAAGATTGCCCGTCGCGGATTGATGCTCGTGATTTCGTCGCCCTCGGGCGCCGGGAAGTCGACGATCGCGCGCAATCTACTCGAAGCCGATCCGGAACTGAGCATTTCGGTGAGCGTCACGACGCGCGCGCGACGCCCGAGTGAGATCGAGGGACGGCATTATTATTTCAAGTCGATCCGCGAATTCGAGGCGCTTCGAGCGACGGACTCGCTGCTCGAATGGGCAGAGGTGCATGGCAACTTCTACGGCACGCCGCGCGATGCCGTGGAGGCCGCGATGGCTGAAGGCCGTGACATGCTCTTCGATATCGACTGGCAGGGTGCTCAGCAATTGCAGGAGAGGATGGCGGGCGATGTCGTCTCGATCTTCATCCTGCCGCCGTCCATGGCCGAGCTGCAGTCGAGGCTGCATCGTCGCGCCGAAGACAGCGAGGAAGTCATTGCGACCCGGCTCGCCAATTCGCGGGCGGAGATCGAACACTGGCGGGAGTACGACTACATCGTCATCAACGATGACCTCGATCGAGCATTCTCCTCCGTTCGAGCGATCGTCGAAGCTGAGCGGCTGCGCCGCGACCGGCGGCCCGGCCTTTTCGAGTTCGTCAACGGGCTCCTGACGGAAAATCCCTTCTAG
- the rsmA gene encoding 16S rRNA (adenine(1518)-N(6)/adenine(1519)-N(6))-dimethyltransferase RsmA has translation MAALDGLPPLRDVIQRHGLDAKKALGQNFLLDLNLTQKIARTAGPLDGVTVIEVGPGPGGLTRAILALGAKKVVAIERDARCLPALAEISAHYPGRLDVIEADALKVPFETLAEGPVRIIANLPYNVGTQLLVNWLLPERWPPFWQSMTLMFQREVGLRIVASADDDHYGRLGVLCGWRTRARLAFDIPPQAFTPPPKVTSTVVHLEPIDNPIPCAASALEKVTHAAFGQRRKMLRQSLKPLGGEALLAKADIDPQRRAETLTVEEFCRLANSI, from the coding sequence ATGGCAGCACTCGACGGTCTGCCGCCGCTTCGCGATGTGATCCAGCGCCATGGTCTCGACGCGAAGAAGGCACTTGGACAGAACTTCCTGCTCGATCTCAATCTTACCCAGAAGATTGCACGCACAGCCGGTCCGCTCGACGGCGTGACCGTCATTGAAGTCGGGCCCGGTCCCGGCGGTCTCACGCGGGCGATTCTCGCGCTTGGAGCCAAGAAGGTCGTCGCTATCGAACGCGACGCGCGCTGCCTGCCGGCCCTTGCCGAAATCAGTGCCCATTATCCGGGCCGGCTTGACGTCATCGAGGCCGACGCGCTGAAGGTGCCGTTCGAGACGCTGGCCGAGGGGCCAGTACGCATCATCGCCAACCTCCCCTACAATGTCGGCACGCAACTCCTCGTCAACTGGCTGCTGCCGGAGCGCTGGCCGCCCTTCTGGCAGTCGATGACGCTCATGTTCCAACGCGAAGTGGGCCTCAGGATCGTCGCGAGCGCCGACGACGACCACTATGGCCGCCTCGGTGTCCTCTGTGGCTGGCGGACAAGGGCACGCCTGGCGTTCGACATTCCGCCGCAAGCCTTCACGCCGCCGCCGAAGGTAACCTCCACGGTCGTTCATCTCGAACCGATCGACAATCCGATCCCCTGCGCCGCTTCGGCCCTCGAGAAAGTGACCCACGCTGCCTTTGGGCAGCGCCGGAAGATGTTGCGCCAAAGCCTGAAGCCACTCGGTGGCGAGGCGCTACTTGCAAAGGCAGACATCGATCCGCAACGCCGCGCCGAAACGCTGACAGTGGAAGAGTTCTGCCGGCTGGCCAATTCCATTTGA
- the pdxA gene encoding 4-hydroxythreonine-4-phosphate dehydrogenase PdxA, which translates to MDKTSGRPIALTMGDPAGIGPDISLAVWASRVTRPTPPFLFIGDPSVLSARAKALGQTVQIRETDCFEAHSAFSESLPVLPIPCPAAVVAGQPNAANASAVTDAIDIAVRLVMAGEASAVVTNPIAKAVLYEAGFRFPGHTEYLADLATKATGLLVMPVMMLAGPKLRAVPVTIHIPLKDVPGELTPELIYRTCTITAADLRSRFGLTAPRLAVAGLNPHAGEGGALGLEDDAVIRPVIDRLRAEGLDVVGPLPADTMFHDRAREIYDVAICMYHDQALIPAKALGFDDSVNVTLGLPFIRTSPDHGTAFSLAGKGVAREDSLLAALRLAAELADNAEGMPR; encoded by the coding sequence ATGGACAAGACGAGCGGCAGGCCAATCGCCCTGACGATGGGCGATCCGGCTGGGATCGGCCCGGATATCAGCCTTGCCGTGTGGGCAAGCCGGGTCACGCGGCCGACGCCGCCCTTCCTGTTCATTGGCGACCCTTCGGTGCTCTCGGCACGTGCGAAGGCTCTCGGTCAAACTGTGCAGATAAGGGAAACCGACTGTTTCGAAGCGCACTCGGCCTTCTCTGAGTCCTTGCCCGTGCTGCCGATCCCCTGCCCCGCAGCCGTTGTCGCCGGTCAACCGAATGCGGCCAATGCTTCGGCCGTCACCGATGCGATCGATATAGCCGTCCGCCTCGTGATGGCGGGCGAGGCATCAGCCGTCGTCACCAATCCGATCGCGAAGGCCGTACTCTACGAGGCAGGCTTTCGTTTCCCGGGACATACCGAATATCTCGCGGACCTCGCCACGAAAGCCACAGGGCTGCTCGTCATGCCGGTGATGATGCTGGCCGGCCCGAAGCTGCGCGCAGTTCCCGTGACCATCCATATTCCGCTGAAGGACGTCCCCGGTGAACTGACGCCGGAGCTCATCTACCGGACCTGCACGATCACGGCTGCGGATCTTAGAAGCCGCTTCGGCCTGACAGCGCCGCGTCTGGCCGTCGCCGGCCTCAACCCGCATGCGGGCGAAGGGGGCGCGCTCGGCCTAGAAGACGACGCTGTCATACGCCCCGTCATCGACCGGCTCCGCGCCGAGGGATTGGATGTTGTCGGCCCGCTTCCGGCCGACACGATGTTCCACGATCGAGCGAGAGAAATCTACGACGTCGCGATCTGCATGTACCATGACCAGGCGTTGATACCGGCGAAAGCGCTCGGCTTCGACGACAGCGTCAATGTCACGCTCGGGCTGCCGTTCATCAGAACATCGCCGGATCACGGCACGGCTTTCAGCCTTGCGGGGAAAGGCGTTGCACGCGAGGATAGTCTTCTCGCGGCACTGCGCCTGGCGGCGGAACTTGCCGACAATGCAGAAGGGATGCCTCGCTGA
- a CDS encoding peptidylprolyl isomerase, whose amino-acid sequence MGGKISILRTLSALALAGALSVAVGAVAQAASQVKVIVNSVVITSSDIAKRAAFLRLQRQSGGAEAAKQQLIDEVLKRGEIARVQQSVSTADVDAAYARFAAGNKLSPEQLGKVLDQAGVGAEHFKQYIAIQMSWPRVVNLRYGNAGRLSGGDLVKRMMESGGNKPVTTEYFLQQVIFVIPESKRGAITAKRQAEANASRSQFPGCETSKAFAANYRDVSIRNLGRLLAPQLPEEWKPLVEKAGDGMTTGTRVTEKGVEYLAICKKRQVNDDTAAEIVFRTEDLGKKKAGGEDPNSVKFLEELRERAQIVNK is encoded by the coding sequence ATGGGCGGGAAAATCTCGATCTTGAGGACGCTCTCGGCGCTGGCGCTCGCTGGAGCGTTGAGTGTTGCCGTGGGAGCGGTTGCGCAGGCCGCGAGCCAAGTGAAGGTGATCGTCAACAGCGTGGTGATCACCTCGAGCGATATCGCCAAGCGCGCGGCGTTCCTTCGCCTTCAGCGGCAAAGCGGCGGCGCAGAGGCGGCGAAGCAACAGCTCATCGATGAAGTGCTGAAACGCGGCGAGATCGCCCGCGTCCAGCAATCCGTCAGCACGGCGGATGTTGACGCTGCGTATGCGCGTTTTGCCGCAGGAAACAAGCTTTCGCCGGAACAGCTCGGCAAGGTTCTGGACCAAGCCGGTGTCGGGGCCGAGCATTTCAAGCAGTATATCGCCATTCAGATGAGCTGGCCGCGCGTTGTGAATCTTCGCTATGGCAACGCCGGCCGCCTTTCCGGTGGCGACCTCGTCAAACGGATGATGGAGAGCGGCGGCAACAAGCCCGTGACGACGGAATATTTCCTCCAGCAGGTCATCTTCGTCATTCCGGAATCAAAGCGCGGCGCGATCACGGCGAAGCGGCAGGCGGAAGCGAATGCTTCGCGCTCGCAGTTCCCCGGTTGCGAAACATCCAAGGCTTTTGCAGCAAACTACCGTGACGTATCGATCCGCAATCTCGGCCGCCTGCTCGCGCCGCAATTGCCGGAGGAGTGGAAGCCGCTTGTCGAAAAGGCCGGCGACGGCATGACGACTGGAACGCGCGTCACGGAAAAAGGCGTCGAGTATCTGGCGATCTGCAAAAAGCGCCAGGTCAACGACGATACGGCCGCCGAAATCGTCTTCCGCACGGAAGACCTCGGCAAGAAAAAGGCCGGCGGAGAAGATCCGAACAGCGTGAAATTCCTGGAGGAACTGCGCGAAAGGGCGCAGATCGTCAACAAGTAA
- a CDS encoding LPS-assembly protein LptD: MAAGNRERMKLIKATLLAGVALHTLAIGLNAPAMAQAQIDTLQPNIPADAKLLLSANELVYNRDTEKVTVRGNVQIDYGGYKMVARQVEYDQRAGRILASGEIQLIEPGGNVVYADKMDVTDDFGNGFVEALRIETTDLTRLAAETGERRNGEEFILNKAVYTACTPCATKPEHRSLWHIKAERVIQNGRTRTIRLEKAYFELFGKPIAYIPVMEIPDHTVKRKSGFLFPEFRYTQKLGAGVGVPYYWAISPYMDATVTATGLTRQGFLLEGEFRQQFHNGLHTLNVAGISQMDKDQFTPGTVDALETNRGMVASRGKFEINPRWAFGWNVLVQSDNNFARTYDLSTFDGTTYVNQAYLTGLGKRNYFDLRAFYFDIQDADPDSNEENQQPIAQVLDYSYTAPEPVMGGELNADINFTNVKRNRLDSYTVLGVERFRGLEGTSHRLTGELEWKRTFIAPGGLVLTPLLAARGDALGLNMDDPGPAYTGDYTNSDAATRRMLTAGLEARYPILFAGEGSSHVLEPIGQLYARPDEQLAGALPNEDAQSFVFDATNLFDRDKFSGFDRVEGGTRANVGLRYTGSFDSGYGLRAIAGQSFHLGGLNSFATDDLVKAGADSGLETKRSDYVAMVGIDAPSGLMASLSGRLDEKDLALRRADATVGYLGLTWQAALTYTRIEAQPLYGSEFDQDEVQTAAAFRFHEYWSVFGALTYDITRDVISRNGFGITYDDQDTLFSIVYKQERDTDSSLANDWSIGARISFRTLGDVNVGETRFEELDYF; this comes from the coding sequence GTGGCGGCAGGCAACCGCGAACGCATGAAGCTGATCAAGGCTACCCTGCTTGCAGGCGTGGCGCTGCATACCCTTGCCATCGGACTGAATGCGCCAGCCATGGCGCAGGCGCAAATCGATACGCTGCAGCCAAATATTCCGGCGGACGCCAAGTTACTGCTGTCCGCCAACGAGCTCGTTTACAATCGCGACACGGAAAAGGTGACCGTGCGCGGTAACGTCCAGATCGACTATGGCGGCTACAAGATGGTAGCCCGCCAGGTCGAATACGATCAGAGGGCAGGCCGCATTCTTGCGAGCGGCGAAATCCAGTTGATCGAACCGGGCGGCAATGTCGTTTATGCCGATAAGATGGATGTCACCGACGATTTCGGCAACGGTTTCGTCGAGGCTTTGCGGATCGAGACGACGGATCTGACGCGATTGGCGGCAGAGACCGGCGAGCGGCGCAATGGCGAGGAGTTCATCCTGAACAAGGCCGTCTATACGGCCTGCACTCCATGCGCGACCAAGCCGGAGCACCGCTCACTGTGGCACATCAAGGCGGAACGGGTTATCCAGAACGGCAGGACGCGCACGATCCGGCTTGAAAAGGCTTATTTCGAGCTTTTTGGCAAACCGATCGCCTATATTCCGGTGATGGAAATTCCCGACCATACGGTCAAGCGCAAGAGCGGCTTTCTGTTTCCGGAGTTCAGATATACGCAGAAACTCGGCGCCGGCGTGGGCGTACCCTATTACTGGGCGATCTCGCCCTACATGGACGCTACGGTCACCGCCACCGGGCTGACCCGTCAGGGCTTCCTGCTCGAGGGCGAATTCCGCCAGCAGTTCCACAACGGTCTGCACACCCTGAACGTCGCCGGCATAAGCCAGATGGACAAGGACCAGTTCACACCGGGAACGGTGGATGCACTGGAAACCAATCGCGGCATGGTGGCGTCCAGAGGCAAGTTCGAAATCAATCCGCGCTGGGCCTTCGGCTGGAACGTCCTCGTCCAATCGGACAACAACTTCGCGAGGACCTACGACCTGTCGACGTTCGACGGAACGACTTATGTAAACCAAGCCTATCTGACAGGCCTCGGAAAGCGGAATTATTTCGACCTCCGCGCATTCTACTTCGACATCCAGGATGCTGATCCGGACAGCAATGAGGAAAACCAGCAGCCGATCGCTCAGGTCCTCGATTATTCCTATACCGCACCGGAACCGGTCATGGGTGGTGAACTCAATGCCGACATCAACTTCACGAACGTCAAGCGCAATCGGCTCGACAGCTACACGGTACTTGGCGTCGAGCGCTTCCGCGGCCTCGAGGGTACGTCGCATCGCCTGACCGGCGAACTCGAGTGGAAGCGTACGTTCATCGCGCCCGGCGGACTGGTGTTGACACCGCTTCTCGCCGCACGCGGCGATGCCCTCGGCCTCAATATGGACGATCCCGGCCCTGCCTATACCGGTGACTACACAAACAGCGATGCGGCAACACGGCGGATGCTGACGGCCGGCCTCGAGGCGCGCTACCCGATCCTCTTCGCCGGTGAGGGAAGCAGCCATGTTCTGGAACCAATCGGGCAGCTCTATGCCCGACCGGACGAACAGCTTGCTGGTGCCCTGCCGAATGAAGATGCCCAAAGCTTTGTCTTCGACGCGACCAACCTCTTCGACCGCGACAAGTTCTCCGGCTTCGATCGCGTAGAAGGTGGAACGCGCGCCAATGTCGGGCTTCGCTATACCGGAAGCTTTGACAGTGGCTATGGCCTGCGTGCCATCGCCGGCCAATCATTTCACCTCGGCGGCCTCAATTCGTTCGCAACGGACGATCTCGTCAAGGCGGGTGCGGATTCCGGCCTGGAAACCAAGCGTTCCGACTATGTCGCGATGGTCGGTATCGATGCACCCTCCGGTCTGATGGCGAGCCTCTCCGGACGACTGGACGAGAAGGACCTCGCTCTGCGGCGTGCCGATGCGACGGTTGGTTATCTCGGCCTGACATGGCAGGCGGCGCTGACCTATACGCGAATCGAAGCACAACCGCTTTATGGCTCTGAATTCGATCAGGACGAAGTCCAGACGGCAGCCGCCTTCAGGTTCCACGAGTATTGGTCGGTCTTCGGCGCGCTGACCTATGACATCACCAGAGACGTCATATCCCGCAACGGTTTCGGCATCACCTATGACGATCAGGACACGCTGTTTTCAATCGTCTACAAGCAGGAGCGCGACACGGACAGCTCGCTTGCAAACGACTGGTCGATCGGCGCCCGCATCAGCTTCCGTACGCTTGGTGATGTCAATGTGGGCGAGACCAGGTTCGAGGAACTCGATTACTTCTGA